In Panicum virgatum strain AP13 chromosome 4N, P.virgatum_v5, whole genome shotgun sequence, a single window of DNA contains:
- the LOC120671557 gene encoding probable allantoate deiminase, with product MAPSSSRPPRHHLPLLLTLAVVFVSLSGLLASVPTSAADGLPELGGDGLHGEILRDEAVLRIKELGKISDGEGYLERTFLSPASIRATAVIISWMKDAGLTTWVDQIGNIHGRFEPENSTKEALLIGSHMYTVIDAGMYDGSLGIISAISALKVLKITGKLQRLTRPVEVIAFSDEEGVRFQTTFLGSAAVAGTLPESILQVSDKSGTTVQDVLKINSFEATAAAITQTRYKPESVGSYVEVHMEQGPVLEALRYPLGVVKGIAGQTRLKVIVDGSQGHAGTVPMKLRRDPMVAAAELVVTLERLCKEPNKLLTYDEECGCFTEESLAGLVCTVGELLTWPSASNVIPGQVNFTVDIRAMDDQVRETIVTSFSRLVLQRCDDRLVDCRVEHKHSAPATPCDPELTSQLKLAARSGVSAMPGRSVAETPVLMSGAGHDAMAMARLTKVGMLFVRCRGGVSHSPEESVMDDDVWAAGLALASFIEQAAVSVLAEVDVERNAVVAES from the exons AtggctccttcctcctcccgcccccCGCGCCACCACCTGCCTCTCCTCCTAACCCTCGCCGTCGTCTTCGTCTCCCTCTCCGGCCTCCTCGCCTCGGTCCCAACGTCGGCCGCCG ATGGCCTGCCGGAGCTGGGAGGAGACGGCCTGCACGGGGAGATTCTCAGGGACGAGGCCGTGCTGAGGATCAAGGAGCTGGGCAAG ATATCTGATGGGGAAGGTTACCTCGAAAGGACGTTCCTGAGTCCAGCTTCTATCAGAGCCACTGCTGTCATCATCAGCTGGATGAAAGATGCCGGGCTCACGAC GTGGGTTGATCAAATCGGGAATATTCATGGGCGGTTTGAGCCGGAAAATTCTACCAAAGAGGCCTTATTGATTGGATCTCATATG TACACTGTTATTGATGCTGGAATGTATGACGGATCATTGGGTATTATTAGTGCAATCTCTGCCTTGAAGGTTTTGAAAATTACTGGGAAACTGCAAAGGCTAACTAGACCAGTCGAG GTCATTGCATTCAGCGACGAGGAGGGTGTTAGGTTCCAGACAACTTTTCTGGGAAGCGCCGCTGTAGCTGGTACACTACCTGAATCAATTTTACAAGTATCAGACAAGAG TGGCACTACAGTCCAAGATGTTCTGaaaataaattcttttgaggctactgctgctgctattaCTCAAACCAGGTACAAGCCAGAGTCAGTGGGGAGCTATGTTGAG GTACACATGGAGCAAGGCCCTGTCCTAGAAGCTCTCCGTTATCCGCTTGGTGTTGTAAAAGGAATTGCAGGCCAGACGCGATTAAAG gTAATAGTAGATGGTTCACAAGGGCATGCTGGCACGGTTCCAATGAAATTGCGGCGTGATCCGATGGTTGCAGCTGCAGAGCTGGTTGTGACTCTGGAGCGCCTCTGCAAAGAGCCCAACAAGCTGCTGACCTACGACGAGGAGTGCGGCTGCTTCACGGAGGAGTCCCTCGCCGGGCTGGTGTGCACCGTGGGGGAGCTGCTGACGTGGCCCAGCGCCAGCAACGTGATACCGGGGCAG GTGAACTTCACGGTGGACATCCGCGCCATGGACGACCAGGTGAGGGAGACGATCGTGACCAGCTTCTCGAGGCTGGTCCTCCAGCGATGCGACGACAGGCTGGTCGACTGCAGAGTCGAGCACAAG CACTCGGCACCGGCGACGCCCTGTGACCCGGAGCTGACCTCCCAGCTGAAGCTTGCGGCGCGGTCGGGCGTGTCGGCGATGCCGGGGCGCTCCGTGGCGGAGACGCCCGTGCTGATGAGCGGCGCGGGGCACGACGCGATGGCGATGGCCAGGCTCACCAAG GTCGGGATGCTGTTCGTGcggtgccgcggcggcgtgaGCCACTCGCCGGAGGAGTCGGTGATGGACGACGACGTGTGGGCCGCGGGGCTCGCGCTGGCCAGCTTCATCGAGCAGGCGGCGGTGTCGGTGCTGGCGGAGGTCGACGTCGAGCGGAACGCGGTGGTGGCCGAGTCGTGA